From bacterium:
TCCGCATCCCTTCGATGATTCTCTTCCTCGAAGGATTGTGCATGAGCATGCTCGCGGGAGTGGGACTCACCGAGATTGTTCGTATCGTACGAGAACGCAGAAAAGGAGACGAGGGGGCGGCGCAGACGAAGCGGCTTACAAAGGTCATCTGGGTACCGGTTGCCGTGGCCGGAGCGCTGGTGCTGCTTCTCATGGCATCGGAAGGCGGCTTTGAAACCATGATTGCCGAAGGTATGCAGCAGAACCATCCACAGATGTATTCTGCCCTGCAGCAGGTCGAACAGGCAGCACAGGCCGGACAGCTTTCCCAGCTCAATCCTGAAGCCCAGGGACTGACAAGAGACAACATTTTTAGCATGGCGTTGAACGATGCGCTGCTCGCGCTGCTTTTCATGGCGCTGGCTGCCGGTGCACTCTATGCGTTTGTACGGGGAAAGATGGCCCTGATGGGATTGCAGGCGGCGTTGCTGCTGCTGCTGATCATCGACTGGTGGATCGTTGATTACAAGCCCATGAACATGGTGCCGCTGCGGCAGCAGGAGCAGTCGCTCGCCAGAACCGATGTAGTGGATTTCCTCCAGCAGGATACCACGGTGTTCCGTATTCTCCCAGCGAGGAACCACAACGACAATAACTGGTACGTGGGCTTCGGCATCCAGAGCGTGGCCGGGTATCACCCCGCCAAGCTCAAGCTGTATGACGATATCCGCAACACGATGTACAATGAGTTTACCTTCCAGAACGGACAGCATCTTGATGCGGTGAACTGGGCCATGCTCAGTATGCTCAACACCAAGTACCTCATCGTTCCGAATGGGCAGGAATGGCAGCCGCGGTCGCGCTGGCTGAAACCGGTCTTCACCGGCCAGCAGGAAACGGTGTATCAGAATCTCTTCGATCTCGACCGCGCGTTCTTCGTCGGCCGCTATGAAGTGATTCCGGATGACGCGAAAATGCTCGAGAAAGTGTCGACGCTCCCCGGGTACATGCCGGACAAGGTTGCATACCTGAGTGAAGAACCTCCTGCGGGATTCAAGGAGGTACCCGACAGCGTGCTGGCGTCAGCGAGCGTAAAAATGGTAGATTTCGGCATCAACGGTTTCGCGTATGATGTGAGCACACCGGAGACCGCGATTCTGAAAATCAGCGAAGTGTATTATCCCAGCGGCTGGACGGCGACAATCGACGGGAAACCCGTTGACATCCTCCGGACAGACTATGCCTTGCGTGCTGTTGTTGTTCCCGCTGGTGAACACCGCGTAGAGATGCATTTCGAACCGGAGACCTATGAAGCAGGTCTCATCGTCACCACAGTAACCAATTATCTGCTGGCGATCGTGCTGCTGTTTTACCTGGTCATGTACATCCGTAAGCGGATGCAGGCAGGAAAAGCCGCGACCGCCGGAAAGGACAGTGGAGATAAATAAGCAGCGTGAATGTCGTCATATCCGTTGGCGGGCGCTTTCACGCGATCGAGCTCGCCGAGCAACTTGATAAGCGTGGGCATCTTGCGCGCATCATTACCACCAAGAGCTGGTATGTGAACAAGCGCTTCGCAGCGCGGCGGTGGCATGCGATTCCGGCGCCTGAATATCTCGGTGAGCTGGTGCGTAAAATCCCTTCACTCCGGCGCGCAGGGTATTACTCCTGGGTGAAAGACAACCTCTTTGACGCACTCGCCCGAAGGTATATTCCCCCCTGTGATATTTTTCATGCCTGGGGAAATTATGCGCTCGCATCCATTCCCTTTGCGCGAAAACACGGTGCAGGTGTCGTCATCGAACGAGGATCGACGCATCCGCGTTTTCAGAGCGGGATACTGCAGGAGGAATTCGCCCGCCAGGGAATTCGCACCGAATGTGCCCATCCACAGATCATTGAAAAGGGGCTGCGGGAAATCGAGGAAGCTGACCGCGTGATTATCCCATCCCGCTTCGTGTACCGCACCTTCATCGAAAACGGGATTTCGGAGGAGAAGCTGCGTATGATCCCATACGGCTTCAATCCATCCGCGTTTTCGCAGGGGGAAAAGAAGGACGACATTTTCCGTGTCCTTTTTGTTGGGAACATTGGCATACAGAAAGGCGTCCATTATCTGCTCGAAGCCTGGGAACGGCTGGCCTTACCCGATGCGGAACTCGTGTTCATCGGGAAAGTGGAAGAAGGGATGCAGCCGCTCCTGCGTAAGCACGCGGAGCGCATCACCCTTCGTGGTCATGTCAGGCATGAGATGCTGAAGGACGAGTATGCACAGGCTTCAGTGTTCATTCTGCCTTCGCTCCAGGAGGGTTCCGCGCTGGTCACGTACGAGGCCGCAGCCTGCGGGCTGCCGCTTATCGTCTCGGAAAACACCGGCAGTGTCGTGCGTGACGGGAAAGGCGGATTTGTCATCCCCATTCGCAGTGTGGAAGCGATTATGGAAAAACTCCAGTGGATGTACGACAACAGGGAGGATGCCGCGCAGATGGGCCTTGCCGCTGCGGAGTATATTCAGCAGTTTACCTGGGACAGGTATGCTGAAAATGTGATCGAGGTTTACCGGGAGATTCTTGGGGACAGGGAGTCCGCAGCGTGAGCATCGGACGCAAGGCGATCGTCAGCACGCTCTGGACTAGCGGTCTCAATTACATCGCCATGGGCGTGGGTTTCGTTTTCGGAATCCTTCGTGACCGTGTACTTATGCCTGATGAGAACGGCATCTACATGTTCGGACTCGCATTGGTCGATACGCTGTTCATCCTCGCCGCCGTTTCCTTCAACATCTCCGTCATCCAGGCGGATGAAGAGCGGGAGGACCTTTATACCACTGCCTTCGCGTTAACGTTGATCCTTTCCGCTGTCATGATCGTGGCAACCATGATCACGGCGTGGATCCTTCATCTGGCGGGTACCGCCGGAATCATGATCGAGGCCTTCCTTGTCCTTGCCGCGTTCAGCACGCTTAACCTCTTCACCATCCTGTTCTCCTCCTATCTCGAAAAGCAGCTCGAGTACAAGAAAATCGCGCGGATCAATCTGCTGTCCGTACTCGCCTTTCCCCTGGTATCCTATTTCCTCGTCGTCAACGGCATGGGTGCCTGGGGCATGGTACTCGGATACAGCTCGACCTTCGTCGTCTCCTTTATCGGGATGAGCATCGTAAGTAGATATCCCGTCGGGTTGAAACTCAATCCACGAACGGCGCGCTGGTTCATGTCCATGGGCTGGAAGCTGATATTTTCACGCGGTATGGAAGTGATCTTCGTTCGATACGGTACGCTGGTGACGCAGCAGCTTCTGGGTACCGATTTGCAGGGGAGCTATGGGCGCGCTTTGAAATACTGGGAAATGGCACCGCAGACTGTTGCACCCGCCGTGGTCACCGTTGCCTTGCCCACATACGCGAAGGTGCAGTATGATGCCGCGCGCCTGTCCCGTGCATTCAGCATGGTACTGTATTTTCTCGTACGCGTGCTGATGCCATTTGTGCTCGTATTCGGCGTCCTTCCGGCCTCGTTCATTCGTATCATCGGAGAGCAGTGGATGGACGCCGTTCCCGTACTCCGCATCCTTGCCGCCGGGGCACTTCTTTCACCGATGTTTGAGAACATGAAACAGCTGCTGTATGCGAAGGGCAAGCCCGAAGCCATTGTGCGTGTGCGGGTGGTGCAGCTGGTGGTGTTCATTCCCGCCATGTACGGCTTCGTTATGTGGATGGGTATCAGCGGCGCCGCGGTGGCCATTGTCCTGAATTACTTCATCGGAGTGGCGGGGGCGCTGTTTATCGTCCGAAGGGAAGTGTCTGTACGGTGGATGCATGTGTTCGTGTACCCGGTTATCTTCGCCGGCATCGCCACGGCAATGTTCTTTTCCCTCCCACCTGCGCAGCTCGGACTGGGTGCCATCCCGCAGTTCCTTTTGGAAGCCCTCTATCTCATTGGTATTTTTGTTCTGCTCGAATTGCTGTTTGAATGGCGGCAGCTGCGCGAGCATGCACAGTATATCAGAACCGTGATGAAGGGCGGGCAAAGCCCGGAGCAACAATGAAACTTCTCCTCGTCTGCGAATACTGGTACGGAACAGGAGGGTGGTCCTACAAAGGGTATCTCGAAGAACTCGGCTGTGAGGTACAGGTCTTCGATTTCCGCAAGGCCTACTTTTCCGCCGGTGCTTCCGTGCCGGTGCTTTCTGCCGCAACGAGACGCATCAACCGCCGTAAAATGAATGCTGCTTTCGTGAAGGCCGTTGAGGATTTTCGTCCCGACGTTGTGTTTTTTCTCAAGGGGGAAACAATCTATGCCTCAGCGATTCGCGAGGTGAAAGAGCGTTTCAATCCGGTGCTCCTGCAGTGGTATCCCGATGGTCCCTTCAATGTCGAAAACAGGAATGCCACGCGAGACAGCATCGCCAGCATCCCGCTGTTCGATATCTACTACATCTACGCAAAATCCCTGATACAGCCGCTGCGTGATGCCGGCGCCCGGCGCGTTGAGTACCTCCCTTTCTGTTACGATCCCGCCATGTTGCAGCGACCGGATTCCATCTCGGAAGGAGACAGGGCAAAGTACGCGACGGATGTAGTGTTCGCCGGGACATGGGAGCCCATGCGGGAATGGTGGCTGGAGAAAATCACGGAATTCGATCTTTCGGTCTGGGGTAATATGTGGGAGCATGTGAGTGAAGCGAACGCGCTGCGCCAACGCTGGAAAGGGAATGCCGTTTATGGCGAAGAAATCTCGAAGCTGTTTGCTGTTTCAAAGATTCACCTCAATTTCCTGCGTGAACAGAACAAGGATTCGCACAACGTTCGCACTCTTGAAATACCCGGGTATGGAGGTTTCCTGCTCACGCAACGATCACGGGAGCAGGCGGAAGATCTCTACACCGAGGGTAAGGAAATCGCCTGCTTCGAGACCGTGGATGAACTGAAGGAAAAAATCACCTATTACCTGGAACATGAGGACGAACGCCTGGCCATCGCCCGTGCGGGATATGCGCGCGCGACCGCGGAGCATCAGGCGATACACCGTCTGCGCCGCGTCATTGATGACGTGAATGCGCTGACGGGAACGGCGTCCTGACCAAGGTGCTCAAGACATGACCAGAGTGCTCGAAACATGAACATACTGCTACTGACATCTGACTTCCTCCCGAATATCGGCGGCATGGCCACCCACGCACTGGAGCTCGCGCGTGCCCATGTCATGAATGGACACACCCTGCACCTGGTGCATCCTGTGTATGGTGCAGGCGAAAACAACATCGAAGAGATGGAGGGCTTTACCGTCCACAATCTTTTCATTGATCGCAGTACGCCGCGCATCAAACACCTGGTGTATATCCGTCGTGTGCGCGAGTACATTCGCCAGCTGCATGCCATGCATCGCTTCGACGTGCTGCACTGGCATGATCTGACGCCGAATTGCTGGACCACGTGGACGCTGCGGCGCGACATTCCACTGGTGTGGACCAATCACACTTCCAATTATCTCGAGATGTTTGAGACCAGCGGGGGACGCCGCAAGATTCATCTTTTTCTCGG
This genomic window contains:
- a CDS encoding YfhO family protein, with the translated sequence MAKARSSGRKSTRKSAPQGPSLAQPGFLEKHAHAVFLGMIALLLIIFFHEAFFEGKVFAVPDNIASIVQEQGYLEKAKENGINAFWNPYVFAGMPTWGSSSPGHGMYLHTFLDPLKPMLILQAYGWVQSIVNILPLPSMFWDLFNFFLLGLFTYMLGVRRKFEPWVAFLAAVSVVFTLYSLNWVMAGHNTKITVFAWLPAILLLVDMLFEKRSILRVALLIVTLHFTFNSGHVQMVVYSLMAVAFYVMYKWYAGAKFKDVALVSVITLGAAAFAFLMLSGPYFATWEYKDFSIRGAGSGGSGHGAPGGGLDYDYATKWSFSPLEVLTFFVPSFVGFGTPTYWGSMPFTESPIYLGVVISFFALLGILLRPKDRFVHLWIALGVFALLVSFGRNFGLIYDLLFNNLPFFNSFRIPSMILFLEGLCMSMLAGVGLTEIVRIVRERRKGDEGAAQTKRLTKVIWVPVAVAGALVLLLMASEGGFETMIAEGMQQNHPQMYSALQQVEQAAQAGQLSQLNPEAQGLTRDNIFSMALNDALLALLFMALAAGALYAFVRGKMALMGLQAALLLLLIIDWWIVDYKPMNMVPLRQQEQSLARTDVVDFLQQDTTVFRILPARNHNDNNWYVGFGIQSVAGYHPAKLKLYDDIRNTMYNEFTFQNGQHLDAVNWAMLSMLNTKYLIVPNGQEWQPRSRWLKPVFTGQQETVYQNLFDLDRAFFVGRYEVIPDDAKMLEKVSTLPGYMPDKVAYLSEEPPAGFKEVPDSVLASASVKMVDFGINGFAYDVSTPETAILKISEVYYPSGWTATIDGKPVDILRTDYALRAVVVPAGEHRVEMHFEPETYEAGLIVTTVTNYLLAIVLLFYLVMYIRKRMQAGKAATAGKDSGDK
- a CDS encoding glycosyltransferase family 4 protein; amino-acid sequence: MNVVISVGGRFHAIELAEQLDKRGHLARIITTKSWYVNKRFAARRWHAIPAPEYLGELVRKIPSLRRAGYYSWVKDNLFDALARRYIPPCDIFHAWGNYALASIPFARKHGAGVVIERGSTHPRFQSGILQEEFARQGIRTECAHPQIIEKGLREIEEADRVIIPSRFVYRTFIENGISEEKLRMIPYGFNPSAFSQGEKKDDIFRVLFVGNIGIQKGVHYLLEAWERLALPDAELVFIGKVEEGMQPLLRKHAERITLRGHVRHEMLKDEYAQASVFILPSLQEGSALVTYEAAACGLPLIVSENTGSVVRDGKGGFVIPIRSVEAIMEKLQWMYDNREDAAQMGLAAAEYIQQFTWDRYAENVIEVYREILGDRESAA
- a CDS encoding oligosaccharide flippase family protein; this encodes MSIGRKAIVSTLWTSGLNYIAMGVGFVFGILRDRVLMPDENGIYMFGLALVDTLFILAAVSFNISVIQADEEREDLYTTAFALTLILSAVMIVATMITAWILHLAGTAGIMIEAFLVLAAFSTLNLFTILFSSYLEKQLEYKKIARINLLSVLAFPLVSYFLVVNGMGAWGMVLGYSSTFVVSFIGMSIVSRYPVGLKLNPRTARWFMSMGWKLIFSRGMEVIFVRYGTLVTQQLLGTDLQGSYGRALKYWEMAPQTVAPAVVTVALPTYAKVQYDAARLSRAFSMVLYFLVRVLMPFVLVFGVLPASFIRIIGEQWMDAVPVLRILAAGALLSPMFENMKQLLYAKGKPEAIVRVRVVQLVVFIPAMYGFVMWMGISGAAVAIVLNYFIGVAGALFIVRREVSVRWMHVFVYPVIFAGIATAMFFSLPPAQLGLGAIPQFLLEALYLIGIFVLLELLFEWRQLREHAQYIRTVMKGGQSPEQQ
- a CDS encoding glycosyltransferase; the protein is MKLLLVCEYWYGTGGWSYKGYLEELGCEVQVFDFRKAYFSAGASVPVLSAATRRINRRKMNAAFVKAVEDFRPDVVFFLKGETIYASAIREVKERFNPVLLQWYPDGPFNVENRNATRDSIASIPLFDIYYIYAKSLIQPLRDAGARRVEYLPFCYDPAMLQRPDSISEGDRAKYATDVVFAGTWEPMREWWLEKITEFDLSVWGNMWEHVSEANALRQRWKGNAVYGEEISKLFAVSKIHLNFLREQNKDSHNVRTLEIPGYGGFLLTQRSREQAEDLYTEGKEIACFETVDELKEKITYYLEHEDERLAIARAGYARATAEHQAIHRLRRVIDDVNALTGTAS